Genomic window (Pseudomonas sp. L5B5):
GCCACGCCGAACTGACGCTGGTAGGCGGCGTTGGCGGCAATGATGTTGTAGTCGGTGTCCAGCACTATGCTGGGCTGGGGATCGTGCTCCAGGTAAGACACCAGGGCAGACATCCGCGAAGTGACAAGGTCGGTGGCGATCAGGGACATGGTGGGCTCCGGGACAATCGCGACAGCTTAAAGCAAGGCGCCCGTCGCTGCCATTTTCTGCCAGCCACTGCCAAAACACTGCCAATCCCAGGTGACAGTCACCCCGCCCAAAGCCCCAGGACAGGGCCTCGGCAAGCTTGCGCACCAGATAACGGGTGCCTGCCGGCGCTATGCCGGGTTGGCACGTTTATTGACAGTCCAAGGCAGGAGCGGCAGCGCAGACTGCCCTCGCCCTTCATTGCCGGAGTGCCCCATGATCATCAGCGACACGCTGCGTGTAGAAGCCTTTTTCGACAGCCACACCTGGACCATCAGCTACCTGGTGATGGACCTCGCCACGCGCCGCTGCGCCCTGATCGACAGCGTGCTGGACTTCGACCCCAAGTCCGGCCGTACCCGCACCGAGTCCGCCGACCGCCTGGTGGCCCGGGTCCGCGAGCTGGAGGCGCAGGTCGACTGGATCCTGGAGACCCACGTCCACGCCGACCATCTCTCGGCCGCCGCCTACCTCAAGGAGCAGCTCGGAGCCCAGGTGGCCATCGGCGACCAGATCACCCGGGTGCAGAAAGTCTTCGGCGCGCTGTTCAACGAAGCCCCGGCCTTCGCCCGGGACGGTAGCCAGTTCGACGTGCTGCTGGCCGACGGCAGCGAGTTCGCCATCGGCCAGCTCACCGCCCGGGCCATGCACACCCCGGGGCATACCCCGGCGTGCATGACCTACCTGGTGCAGGTGGGCGAAGAGCAAGTGGCCTTCGTCGGCGACACCCTGTTCATGCCCGACTACGGCACCGCCCGCTGCGACTTCCCCGGCGCCGACGCGCGAACCCTGTACCGCTCCATCGGCAAGATCCTGGCCCTGGCGCCGCAAACGCGGTTGTTCATGTGCCACGACTACCTGCCCAACGGCCGCGAGCTGCAGTACATGACCACCGTGGCCGAACAGCGGGCCAGCAACATCCACATCCACCAGGGCGTCGACGAAGACAGCTTCGTGAAGATGCGCGAAGCCCGTGACGCAACCCTGGACATGCCGGTGCTGATCCTGCCCTCGGTGCAGGTCAACATGCGCAGCGGGCACTTCCCCGAGCCCGAGGACAACGGCGTGAGCTACCTGAAGATCCCCCTGAACACCCTATAACGATTACTCCATACGGAGACCTTGCCATGCGTCCCATCCACCCTGCCCCGCGTGCCGTCGACGGCAGCCACCAGGTGCTGATCGTCGGCGGCGGTACCGCCGGTATCGCCGTCGCCGCCAGCCTGTTGTGCCGCGATCCCCACCTGGACGTGGCGATCATCGATCCCGCCGACACCCACTACTACCAACCCGGCTGGACCCTGGTGGGCGCCGGCGTGTTCAGCGCCGAATCCACCCGCCGCGACATGGCCTCGCTGATGCCCAAGGGGGTCAAGTGGCTGCGCCAGGCGGTCAGCCGCTTCGAGCCCGAGCACAATGCCCTGGTGCTGGCCGACGAGCGCGTGCTGGCCTATGACCAGTTGATCGTCTGCCCCGGCCTCAAGCTCGACTGGGCGGCCATCGACGGCCTGCCCCAGGCCCTGGGCAACCACGGCGTGACCTCCAACTACCGCTACGACCTGGCGCCCTACACCTGGGAGCTGGTGCAGCAACTGCAACAGGGCCAGGCGCTGTTCAGCCAGCCGCCGATGCCGATCAAGTGCGCCGGCGCGCCGCAAAAGGCCATGTACCTGTCCTGCGATCACTGGCTGCGCCAGGGCCGCCTGGGCGCGATCAAGCCGCGCTTCATGAACGCCGGCGGCGTGCTGTTCGGCGTCGCCGACTACGTGCCGGCGCTGATGGAATACGTGAAGAAGTACGCCATCGACCTGGACTTCGGCCACAACCTGGTAGCGGTGGACGGCCCGGCCCAGCGCGCGACCTTCGTCCGCACCCTGGCCGATGGCACCCAGGAAACCCTGGAACGGCCCTTCGACATGCTGCACGTGGTGCCGCCGCAGTGCGCCCCGGACTTCATCCGCCAGAGCCCCTTGGCCGACGCCGCCGGCTGGGTCGACGTCGACCCCCACAGCCTGCGCCACAAGCGCTTCGCCAACATCCATGGCCTGGGCGACGCC
Coding sequences:
- a CDS encoding MBL fold metallo-hydrolase, yielding MIISDTLRVEAFFDSHTWTISYLVMDLATRRCALIDSVLDFDPKSGRTRTESADRLVARVRELEAQVDWILETHVHADHLSAAAYLKEQLGAQVAIGDQITRVQKVFGALFNEAPAFARDGSQFDVLLADGSEFAIGQLTARAMHTPGHTPACMTYLVQVGEEQVAFVGDTLFMPDYGTARCDFPGADARTLYRSIGKILALAPQTRLFMCHDYLPNGRELQYMTTVAEQRASNIHIHQGVDEDSFVKMREARDATLDMPVLILPSVQVNMRSGHFPEPEDNGVSYLKIPLNTL
- a CDS encoding FAD/NAD(P)-binding oxidoreductase, with product MRPIHPAPRAVDGSHQVLIVGGGTAGIAVAASLLCRDPHLDVAIIDPADTHYYQPGWTLVGAGVFSAESTRRDMASLMPKGVKWLRQAVSRFEPEHNALVLADERVLAYDQLIVCPGLKLDWAAIDGLPQALGNHGVTSNYRYDLAPYTWELVQQLQQGQALFSQPPMPIKCAGAPQKAMYLSCDHWLRQGRLGAIKPRFMNAGGVLFGVADYVPALMEYVKKYAIDLDFGHNLVAVDGPAQRATFVRTLADGTQETLERPFDMLHVVPPQCAPDFIRQSPLADAAGWVDVDPHSLRHKRFANIHGLGDATNTSNAKTAAAARKQAPVVANNVLVALRRLTRLAHYDGYGSCPLTVERGKIVLAEFTYGGKLAPSFPAWLLDGRQPTRRAWWLKEMILPPLYWRGMLKGHEWLAHPTLATDTSQA